One Lutra lutra chromosome 7, mLutLut1.2, whole genome shotgun sequence DNA window includes the following coding sequences:
- the BMF gene encoding LOW QUALITY PROTEIN: bcl-2-modifying factor (The sequence of the model RefSeq protein was modified relative to this genomic sequence to represent the inferred CDS: inserted 3 bases in 2 codons): MPRTGVFWKQYRAVHSGLLPRQXQPAAAAAPARASRHPPQSAGLFPSFPIASGRQAPXVLVTLDPGTEPWHHDSEAETLSWSHPGEMEPPQCVEDLEDDVFQPEDGEPGTQPGSLLSADLFAQSQLDFPLSRLHLFPLTHCCGPGLRPTSQEDKATQTLSPASPSQGVMLPCGVTEEPQRLFYGNAGYRLPLPASFPAGLPLGDQPPEGQWQHRAEVQIARKLQCIADQFHRLHMQQHQQNQNRVWWQILLFLHNLALNADENRNGVGPR; encoded by the exons ATGCCCCGAACGGGCGTATTTTGGAAACAATACCGCGCGGTGCACAGTGGCCTCCTCCCGCGCCA CCAGccagctgccgccgccgcccctgCCCGCGCCTCCCGCCACCCGCCTCAGTCCG CTgggctctttccctccttcccaatTGCGTCTGGGCGCCAAGCCC GAGTGCTCGTCACGCTGGACCCTGGCACGGAGCCCTGGCATCACGATTCGGAGGCTGAGACTCTCTCCTGGAGTCACCCAG GGGAGATGGAGCCACCTCAGTGTGTGGAGGACCTGGAGGACGACGTGTTCCAGCCAGAGGATGGGGAGCCGGGGACCCAGCCTGGGAGCTTGCTCTCTGCTGACCTGTTTGCCCAGAGCCAGCTGGACTTCCCCCTTAGCCGTCTGCATCTCTTCCCTCTCACCCACTGCTGTGGCCCTGGGCTTCGACCCACCAGCCAGGAGGACAAGGCCACCCAGACCCTCAGTCCAGCCTCCCCGAGTCAGGGTGTCATGCTGCCTTGTGGGGTGACCGAAGAACCCCAGCGACTCTTTTATG GCAACGCTGGCTACcggctccctctccctgccagcttTCCTGCAGGCTTGCCCCTCGGGGACCAGCCCCCTGAAGGGCAGTGGCAGCATCGAGCAGAGGTACAGATTGCCCGAAAGCTTCAGTGCATTGCAGACCAGTTCCATCGGCTTCACATGCAGCAA cACCAGCAAAACCAAAATCGGGTGTGGTGGCAGATCCTTCTCTTCCTACACAACCTTGCTTTGAACGCAGATGAGAACAGGAACGGGGTGGGTCCCAGGTGA